A section of the Ciceribacter thiooxidans genome encodes:
- a CDS encoding pyruvate dehydrogenase complex dihydrolipoamide acetyltransferase, with amino-acid sequence MPINITMPALSPTMEEGNLSKWLVKEGDKVSPGDVIAEIETDKATMEVEAVDEGTVAKIVVPAGTEGVKVNALIAILAGEGEDVSAAAASGAAAAPAPKAEAAPVATPAPAAVPVADKAPAPSTPAPVAASGDRVFSSPLARRLAKEAGIDLSAVSGTGPHGRVVKSDIEKAVAGGVAKAAPAAAAQAAPAPALAKAPSDDAVLKLFEPGSYELVPHDGMRKTIAKRLVESKQTIPHFYVTVDCELDALLALRAQLNDAAPRKDGAPAYKLSVNDMIIKALALSLRDVPDANVSWTESNMVKHKHADVGVAVSIPGGLITPIIRKAETKSLSTISNEMKDYGRRAKERKLKPEEYQGGTTAVSNMGMMGVKHFAAVVNPPHATILAVGAGEERVVVKNGEMKIANVMTVTLSTDHRCVDGALGAELLGAFKRYIENPMGMLV; translated from the coding sequence ATGCCGATCAATATCACCATGCCGGCCCTCTCCCCGACGATGGAAGAGGGCAATCTTTCCAAATGGCTGGTCAAGGAAGGCGACAAGGTCAGCCCCGGCGATGTCATCGCCGAGATCGAGACCGACAAGGCGACGATGGAAGTCGAAGCCGTCGATGAAGGTACCGTGGCGAAGATCGTCGTCCCGGCCGGCACCGAGGGCGTCAAGGTCAACGCGCTGATCGCGATCCTCGCCGGCGAAGGCGAGGATGTGAGCGCGGCTGCCGCAAGCGGAGCCGCCGCGGCACCCGCGCCGAAGGCCGAGGCCGCTCCGGTGGCGACGCCGGCCCCGGCCGCGGTTCCGGTTGCCGACAAGGCACCGGCGCCGTCGACACCGGCTCCCGTCGCGGCAAGCGGCGACCGCGTCTTTTCCTCGCCGCTCGCCCGTCGTCTCGCCAAGGAAGCGGGCATCGATCTTTCGGCCGTTTCCGGCACCGGCCCGCATGGCCGTGTGGTGAAGAGCGACATCGAAAAGGCGGTTGCCGGCGGCGTCGCCAAGGCAGCACCCGCTGCCGCTGCGCAGGCCGCACCTGCTCCGGCGCTCGCCAAGGCACCGTCAGACGATGCCGTGCTCAAGCTCTTCGAGCCGGGTTCCTACGAACTCGTGCCGCATGACGGCATGCGCAAGACGATCGCCAAGCGTCTCGTCGAATCCAAGCAGACGATCCCGCATTTCTACGTCACGGTCGACTGCGAACTCGACGCCCTGCTCGCCCTGCGCGCTCAGCTCAACGATGCTGCTCCGCGCAAGGATGGCGCTCCCGCCTACAAGCTGTCGGTCAACGACATGATCATCAAGGCGCTGGCGCTCTCGTTGCGGGACGTTCCGGATGCCAACGTCTCGTGGACGGAAAGCAACATGGTCAAGCACAAGCATGCCGATGTCGGTGTCGCTGTCTCGATCCCTGGCGGCCTGATCACCCCGATCATCCGCAAGGCCGAGACGAAGAGCCTGTCCACCATCTCCAACGAGATGAAGGACTACGGCAGGCGCGCGAAGGAACGCAAGCTGAAGCCCGAGGAGTACCAGGGCGGCACCACCGCGGTCTCCAACATGGGCATGATGGGCGTCAAGCACTTCGCAGCCGTCGTCAACCCGCCGCACGCGACCATCCTCGCGGTCGGCGCGGGCGAGGAGCGGGTGGTCGTCAAGAACGGCGAGATGAAGATCGCCAACGTCATGACGGTCACGCTCTCCACCGACCATCGCTGCGTCGACGGCGCGCTCGGGGCCGAGCTCCTCGGCGCCTTCAAGCGCTACATCGAAAATCCGATGGGCATGCTCGTCTGA
- a CDS encoding pyruvate dehydrogenase complex E1 component subunit beta, producing the protein MSVNILMPALSPTMEEGTLSKWLKKEGDKVSSGDVIAEIETDKATMEVEAVDEGVIGKILVDAGTENVKVNTPIAILLQEGESAADLAAAPKAEAAPQAAAPQVEQAEKPTETGSASAPVPAQPVVAADPDIPAGTEMVTMTVREALREAMAEEMRLDPDVFVMGEEVAEYQGAYKITQGLLQEFGPKRVVDTPITEHGFAGVGVGAAMAGLRPIVEFMTFNFAMQAIDQIINSAAKTLYMSGGQMGAPIVFRGPNGAAARVGAQHSQDYAAWYSHIPGLKVIQPYSAADAKGLLKAAIRDPNPVIFLENEILYGHSFEVPKLDDFVLPIGKARIHKAGKDATVVSFGIGMTYAVKAAEELAKEGIDVELIDLRTIRPMDIPTVVESVKKTGRLVTVEEGYPQSSVGTEIATRVMQQAFDYLDAPILTVAGKDVPMPYAANLEKLALPNVGEVVQAVKTVCYK; encoded by the coding sequence ATGTCAGTCAATATCCTCATGCCCGCCCTGTCTCCGACGATGGAAGAGGGCACGCTTTCGAAATGGCTCAAGAAAGAAGGCGACAAGGTCTCCTCCGGTGACGTGATCGCCGAAATCGAGACCGACAAGGCGACGATGGAAGTGGAAGCCGTGGACGAAGGCGTGATCGGCAAGATCCTCGTCGACGCCGGCACCGAGAACGTCAAGGTCAATACGCCGATCGCCATCCTGCTGCAGGAAGGCGAGAGCGCTGCCGATCTCGCCGCCGCGCCGAAGGCCGAGGCAGCACCTCAGGCGGCCGCGCCGCAGGTGGAGCAGGCGGAAAAGCCGACCGAAACCGGTTCCGCGTCTGCACCCGTTCCGGCACAACCCGTCGTCGCCGCCGACCCGGACATTCCGGCCGGCACCGAAATGGTCACGATGACCGTGCGCGAGGCACTGCGCGAGGCGATGGCCGAGGAAATGCGGCTCGACCCGGACGTCTTCGTCATGGGTGAAGAGGTCGCCGAATACCAGGGCGCCTACAAGATCACCCAAGGCCTGCTGCAGGAATTCGGGCCGAAGCGCGTCGTCGACACGCCGATCACCGAACACGGCTTTGCCGGCGTCGGCGTCGGCGCCGCCATGGCGGGCCTGCGGCCGATCGTCGAGTTCATGACCTTCAACTTCGCCATGCAGGCGATCGACCAGATCATCAACTCGGCGGCGAAGACACTCTACATGTCCGGCGGCCAGATGGGCGCGCCGATCGTCTTCCGTGGCCCGAACGGGGCTGCCGCCCGCGTCGGCGCGCAGCACAGCCAGGATTATGCCGCCTGGTATAGTCACATCCCCGGTCTCAAGGTCATTCAGCCCTATTCGGCGGCCGACGCGAAGGGTCTCCTCAAGGCTGCGATCCGCGACCCGAACCCGGTGATCTTCCTCGAAAACGAAATCCTCTACGGCCATTCGTTCGAGGTGCCGAAACTCGATGATTTCGTCCTGCCGATCGGCAAGGCGCGCATCCACAAGGCCGGCAAGGATGCGACCGTCGTCTCCTTCGGCATCGGCATGACCTATGCGGTCAAGGCCGCCGAGGAACTGGCGAAGGAAGGCATCGACGTCGAGCTCATCGACCTGCGCACCATCCGCCCGATGGACATTCCGACCGTCGTCGAGTCGGTGAAGAAGACAGGCCGTCTGGTCACCGTCGAGGAAGGCTATCCGCAGTCCTCCGTCGGCACCGAGATCGCGACCCGCGTCATGCAGCAGGCCTTTGATTACCTCGACGCGCCGATCCTGACGGTCGCCGGCAAGGACGTGCCGATGCCCTACGCCGCCAACCTCGAGAAGCTCGCGCTTCCGAACGTCGGCGAAGTCGTCCAGGCGGTCAAGACCGTCTGCTACAAGTAA